CGGCAGGGTTTTTAGCGGCCGTTGTGGTTGGGATCCCCATTGGATTTTGGATGGCATCATCAGACTGGGTCTTTTTAGCCATTGACCCGTTATTACAATTCCTTCGTCCTATTCCCCCGCTAGCCTATATTCCTGTGATGATTGTCTGGTTTGGCATTGGCGAAACCTCAAAAGTCATCCTGATTTTTTTCTGTACCATTCCCATTATTATCATTAGCGCCATGAGCGGGGTAAAAAGTGCACAAGAGACCCGTATTCGGGCAGCCCAATGCCTTGGAGCCAACAAAAGACAGTTGTTCCGTTATGTCATTTTGCCATCGGCACTTCCGGAAATTTTTACGGGCATGCGAGTTGGTATCGGCATTGCATGGACCTGTCTTGTCGCTGCCGAAATGATTGCAGCATCCAAGGGACTGGGCTGGATGATTGAATCAGCAGGAAACGAACTGCAGATCGGAGTGGTTTTTGTCGGTATCGTGATCATTGGACTTCTCGGTTACGGGATGGAACTGATTATCCGCAGCATTGAGCACCGAGTCACACCATGGAAAGGGAAAGCATAAACATTACCGATTGTTCTCTAAAACAGAGCACGTTCTCGTATGACTGGAAGTAGTCATGCTCGGGGATGCTGTGTCACCTTTTTGTCCTAAGAAAGGGTAACGTCACGATCTTAACCTCAGTGGAGCATATATTTTATGCCGTCATCGTGAGTCATGAGGCGCATAACACCATGACAAAATACCAAAGGAGGATGTTTTGTGCGTGCATTTCTTCAAACCAAGAAATTTCGG
The Sulfobacillus thermosulfidooxidans DNA segment above includes these coding regions:
- a CDS encoding ABC transporter permease, producing MGYSWVTPEKEQKNGVVSQTPEGLTGAMQKKPYKGYVPWLVAVLVIVVWWLISALHWVSSTALPSPGSVFHDFISVATIGYSGVPLLTSTLYSMGRITAGFLAAVVVGIPIGFWMASSDWVFLAIDPLLQFLRPIPPLAYIPVMIVWFGIGETSKVILIFFCTIPIIIISAMSGVKSAQETRIRAAQCLGANKRQLFRYVILPSALPEIFTGMRVGIGIAWTCLVAAEMIAASKGLGWMIESAGNELQIGVVFVGIVIIGLLGYGMELIIRSIEHRVTPWKGKA